The following coding sequences are from one Salvia hispanica cultivar TCC Black 2014 chromosome 3, UniMelb_Shisp_WGS_1.0, whole genome shotgun sequence window:
- the LOC125210082 gene encoding uncharacterized protein LOC125210082: MSSWVHASVDSVRGKHQKGDALWVRVKNLYHEAQAENPAEINKRNVDSMKSRWKRLNENANKWVAACREANARRRSGMSDQDVKNEAHSIYQAGGGNKFQDLIVFNEVMSKHQKWSIHDTTQVFPDNENVGYEQDDSNSKRTKTSESGEYTIPSNPETPTSPFN, translated from the coding sequence ATGTCTTCTTGGGTCCATGCAAGCGTAGATAGTGTGCGTGGTAAACATCAGAAGGGAGATGCACTATGGGTACGTGTGAAAAATTTGTATCACGAAGCTCAAGCAGAAAATCCAGCTgaaattaacaaaagaaaTGTGGATTCTATGAAGAGTCGATGGAAACGACTTAACGAAAATGCAAACAAATGGGTGGCTGCTTGCAGAGAAGCAAACGCGCGAAGGAGGAGTGGAATGAGCGACCAAGATGTTAAGAATGAAGCTCATAGCATCTACCAAGCAGGAGGCGGCaacaaatttcaagatttgataGTGTTTAATGAAGTTATGAGCAAACATCAAAAGTGGAGCATTCATGATACAACACAGGTATTTCCTGACAATGAAAATGTTGGTTATGAACAGGATGATAGCAATTCAAAGAGGACAAAGACTTCTGAATCTGGCGAGTATACTATCCCTTCAAATCCGGAAACTCCTACATCTCCATTCAACTAG
- the LOC125210083 gene encoding uncharacterized protein LOC125210083 → MLSANHNLIVGAQTSTVRKRYCERQREIGAERLINDYFRRPTEQDLARLLYVADQRGFPGMIRSIDCMHWEWKNCPNAWAGQYTGRSSKPTIILEAVASYDLWIWHAFFGTPGSCNDINVLHRSPVFDDVLEG, encoded by the coding sequence ATGTTATCCGCCAATCACAATCTAATTGTAGGGGCTCAAACTTCTACAGTTAGAAAAAGGTATTGTGAAAGGCAACGCGAGATTGGTGCTGAGCGTTTGATCAATGACTACTTTAGAAGACCTACTGAACAAGATCTCGCTAGACTTCTATATGTAGCAGATCAACGTGGTTTTCCAGGCATGATTAGGAGTATAgactgcatgcattgggaatggaagaattgtcctAACGCATGGGCTGGACAATATACAGGGAGAAGTAGCAAACCAACAATCATTTTGGAAGCTGTTGCATCATACGACTTATGGATATGGCATGCATTCTTTGGAACTCCAGGTTCGTGCAATGATATTAATGTACTCCATAGGTCTCCTGTTTTTGATGATGTCTTAGAAGGTTGA
- the LOC125213949 gene encoding uncharacterized protein LOC125213949, whose product MDGTLGNNITFASASNDQGKVVDSVICDLGFHSPGALGSFVSKGSKRKYSSSNQPIKFKDGSSLVLELGLPSSSCTTICSGKEAEEESSLDLGLSMNLNVGANRLSNLKKVSGGTLNAVKMQRPVIDLQLSLSTETSESDVTSVTQELLPCQNYYESLVLAPTVEQPRDEGSTSARWKNSPFFPPVKCQQKITIPYDQGHGSNNPTTVDLNTSPSPMTPPSSIGTISTPVKQRKTSVKTCLFEDCTRGARGASGLCIAHGGGRRCQKAGCQKGAEGKTVFCKAHGGGRRCQHLGCTKSAEGRTDHCIRHGGGRRCSHDDCSRASRGRSGLCIRHGGGKRCKIENCAKSAEGIAGLCISHGGGRRCQYAECTKGAQGSTVFCKAHGGGRRCTYLGCTKGAEGSTPFCKGHGGGKRCTSEGCSKSVHGGTLFCVNHGGGKRCAVPECTKSARGRTNHCVRHGGGKRCKFEGCPKSAQGSTDFCKAHGGGKRCSWGHLGSGLGSHGAVPCDKFARGKSGLCVAHSVQVQEEKTHGDFALGSATQGPSFSTSTQTNDVFAPGAGISYHGSTGATSIGFGHAQASVPFAVGNIRWDQMSLPEGRVHGGGLMAMLGGRTIAATTDKIKEGSG is encoded by the coding sequence aTGGATGGAACCCTTGGCAATAATATCACTTTCGCCTCTGCATCAAACGATCAGGGCAAAGTTGTGGACAGCGTTATATGTGATCTGGGCTTTCATTCACCTGGGGCGTTAGGATCTTTTGTTTCCAAGGGAAGCAAGAGAAAATATAGTTCCAGCAATCAGCCTATTAAATTCAAAGATGGGTCTTCATTGGTTCTTGAGTTGGGACTTCCATCCAGTTCCTGCACTACGATATGCTCGGGAAAGGAGGCAGAAGAGGAGTCTTCCCTGGATCTTGGTTTAAGTATGAACCTGAATGTGGGAGCTAACAGGCTATCGAATCTAAAGAAGGTCTCTGGTGGGACACTAAATGCAGTGAAGATGCAGAGGCCTGTAATTGATCTGCAATTAAGTCTGTCCACTGAAACTTCTGAATCTGATGTAACCTCTGTGACCCAAGAATTACTCCCTTGCCAGAATTACTATGAGTCGCTAGTTTTAGCCCCGACAGTTGAACAGCCAAGAGATGAAGGATCAACATCTGCTCGATGGAAAAACAGTCCTTTTTTTCCTCCCGTGAAATGTCAGCAAAAGATTACTATTCCTTATGACCAAGGCCATGGCAGTAACAACCCTACTACTGTGGACCTGAATACCTCGCCGTCTCCAATGACCCCCCCAAGTTCTATTGGAACTATTTCTACTCCAGTAAAACAACGGAAAACTAGTGTTAAAACTTGCCTGTTTGAAGATTGCACCAGGGGTGCCAGAGGTGCTTCTGGTCTGTGTATTGCCCACGGAGGTGGCCGGAGGTGCCAGAAAGCTGGCTGCCAGAAGGGAGCTGAAGGTAAGACTGTTTTCTGCAAGGCACATGGTGGTGGTCGGCGTTGCCAGCATCTTGGGTGTACTAAAAGTGCAGAAGGTCGTACTGACCATTGCATACGCCATGGTGGTGGTAGGCGGTGCAGTCATGACGACTGCAGTCGGGCATCAAGAGGCAGGTCTGGTCTGTGTATCCGTCATGGAGGTGGGAAAAGATGCAAAATAGAGAATTGCGCTAAAAGTGCCGAGGGCATTGCTGGCCTCTGCATATCTCATGGGGGTGGTCGGCGCTGTCAATACGCCGAATGTACAAAGGGCGCTCAGGGAAGCACAGTGTTCTGCAAAGCTCATGGTGGTGGCAGAAGGTGCACCTATTTGGGATGCACGAAAGGGGCTGAAGGGAGCACTCCGTTTTGTAAAGGCCATGGTGGTGGGAAACGATGCACATCAGAAGGATGCAGCAAGAGTGTTCACGGGGGTACTCTATTTTGCGTTAACCATGGCGGGGGTAAGAGGTGTGCAGTGCCTGAATGTACCAAAAGCGCGAGGGGACGCACAAATCATTGCGTCAGGCATGGTGGTGGTAAAAGGTGCAAGTTTGAAGGATGCCCAAAGAGTGCACAAGGAAGTACAGATTTTTGCAAGGCACACGGTGGAGGAAAAAGATGCTCCTGGGGACATCTGGGCTCAGGTCTCGGTAGTCATGGCGCTGTTCCATGTGATAAGTTTGCAAGGGGAAAGTCTGGCCTCTGTGTTGCCCATAGTGTACAAGTGCAAGAAGAAAAAACCCATGGTGACTTTGCATTGGGTTCGGCAACGCAAGGCCCCAGTTTTAGTACATCTACACAGACGAATGACGTTTTTGCACCTGGAGCTGGAATTTCCTATCACGGAAGCACTGGAGCAACGTCGATAGGTTTCGGACACGCCCAGGCCTCTGTGCCATTTGCAGTTGGAAATATTCGCTGGGATCAGATGTCTCTTCCGGAAGGCAGGGTCCATGGAGGTGGCCTGATGGCAATGCTTGGTGGACGCACAATCGCTGCAACGACAGATAAGATTAAAGAAGGCAGTGGCTGA
- the LOC125216620 gene encoding ABC transporter C family member 10 — protein MGSLWRVFCGENDCAGRGGDQTGVSCSADLSFVTQPSSCSNHVLIICFDVLLLVMFCFTVFFKRPIKSSRVAASFRSNLQLASAVYNGFLGLAYLCFGVWILEEKLRKSDSVLPLHWWVLYLFHGLVWLLLGLAISLRGHRFSRTPLRLLSGLAFLFAAITCGISVFTAILRKEMSVKIILDILSFVGSSMLILCVYKGYRYQEDDDDGENGVSDPLLGVVANGSGKTSSRGDVTPFAEASFLNKLTFWWLNPLMKRGKEKTLEDEDMPKLREDDRAESCYLLFSEIYNKQKESSRSAPPSILKIILLCHWKEIIVSGLYACLKVVALSLGPVLLKAFINVAEGNAKSEYEKYVLVAALFLTKTTETLAQRQWYFKSRLVGLKLRSLLTAAVYQKQLKLSNAARLTHSSGEIMSYVTVDAYRIGEFPFWFHQIWTTSLQLCLAVIILFDAVGLATFASIVVILLSVLCNMPLAKLQHKFQSRMMVAQDGRLKAMSEALVNMKVLKLYAWETHFRHVVENLRKIEEKCLTAVQLRKAYNSYLFWSSPVLVSAATFGACYVLGVPLSSSNVFTFVATLRLVQDPIRTIPDVLAVFIQANVAFARLVKFLEAPELEAANVRAKSRANGEVSSVCFKSADLSWDEDPLKPTLRNINLEVKQGEKIAICGEVGSGKSTLLAAVLREVPITRGTVQVQGSIAYVSQSAWIQTGSIRENILFGSAMDSKRYQDTLERCSLVKDLELLPYGDLTEIGERGINLSGGQKQRIQLARALYKNADVYLLDDPFSAVDAHTATSLFNEYIVGALSGKTVLLVTHQVDFLPAFDSVLLMSDGEILCAAPYSQLLESSKEFQDLIHAHRETAGAEGLSELTERRTSDASSREIRRSYTEQKAPAAGVDQLIKKEEREVGDTGFKPYLLYLKQNKGFLTFGVAALCHLSFVVGQILQNSWMAANVDDPNFDSLRLILVYLLIGFVSTVILLGRTLATVVMGLQSSQALFSQLLISLFRAPMAFYDSTPLGRILSRVSADMSIVDLDLPFNFIFTVGSTTNCYANLAVLAIITWQVLFVSIPMIILAIRLQSYYYCSAKELMRINGTTKSLVANHLAESVAGVTTIRAFNEEDRFFAKNLELIDTNGSPYFNYFSANEWLIQRLEILSATVLSFAGLCMVLLPTGTFSSGFIGMALSYGLSLNMSLVFSINNQCMLSNYIISVERLDQYMHIPSEAQEVVEESRPPTNWPSEGRVEIHDLKIRYRADAPLVLRGISCTFEGGDKIGIVGRTGSGKTTLISALFRLVEPAGGRIVVDGIDISTIGLHDLRSHFGIIPQDPTLFTGTVRYNLDPLGQHSDMEIWEVLGKCQLKEVVQEKEEGLNAPVVEDGSNWSMGQRQLFCLGRALLRRSKVLVLDEATASIDNATDTILQKTIRTEFADCTVITVAHRIPTVMDSTMVLAISDGKLVEYDEPMKLMKREGSLFGQLVKEYWSHNNQAVQSQ, from the exons ATGGGGAGTCTGTGGAGAGTGTTTTGTGGCGAAAACGACTGTGCAGGCAGAGGAGGAGACCAAACCGGAGTATCTTGTAGTGCAGATTTGAGTTTTGTGACACAACCTTCTTCCTGCAGCAACCATGTCTTGATAATCTGTTTTGATGTTTTGCTCCTGGTGATGTTCTGCTTCACCGTGTTTTTCAAGAGACCGATCAAATCCTCGCGTGTGGCTGCATCTTTTCGGTCAAATTTGCAGCTAGCATCAGCAGTTTATAATGGTTTTCTAGGATTGGCCTATCTGTGTTTTGGAGTCTGGATTTTGGAAGAGAAGTTGCGAAAATCGGATTCTGTTTTACCCCTGCATTGGTGGGTGCTATACTTGTTCCATGGATTAGTATGGCTGCTGCTGGGGTTAGCCATTAGCCTCAGGGGGCATCGTTTTTCAAGAACTCCGTTGAGGCTGTTATCCGGTCTTGCTTTCCTCTTCGCTGCAATCACATGTGGAATATCGGTTTTCACTGCCATTCTTCGTAAAGAGATGTcagttaagatcattttagacattttatcatttgttgGATCGAGTATGTTGATCTTGTGCGTGTACAAAGGTTACCGCTATCAagaggatgatgatgatggcgAGAATGGTGTTAGTGATCCGTTGCTCGGTGTTGTTGCCAATGGCAGCGGTAAAACATCATCTCGTGGAGACGTGACGCCCTTTGCAGAAGCTAGTTTCTTGAACAAGCTTACCTTTTGGTGGCTGAATCCATTGATGAAGAGAGGGAAGGAGAAGACGCTCGAGGATGAAGATATGCCCAAGCTTCGTGAGGATGACCGGGCAGAGTCGTGCTACTTGCTTTTTTCGGAGATATACAACAAGCAGAAAGAGTCTAGTCGCTCCGCCCCTCCCTCCATCTTGAAGATCATTCTGCTGTGCCATTGGAAAGAGATCATTGTGTCGGGGTTGTATGCGTGCTTGAAGGTGGTCGCGCTCTCTCTTGGTCCTGTGCTCCTCAAAGCCTTCATCAACGTTGCAGAAGGCAATGCTAAATCCGAGTACGAGAAATACGTGCTGGTTGCAGCACTTTTCTTAACTAAGACGACTGAAACTTTAGCGCAACGACAGTGGTACTTTAAATCCAGGCTAGTCGGTCTTAAGCTGAGATCGTTACTCACTGCAGCTGTCTATCAGAAACAATTAAAACTATCCAACGCTGCTCGGCTGACTCATTCCAGCGGTGAGATAATGAGCTATGTAACGGTTGATGCTTACAGAATTGGAGAGTTCCCTTTCTGGTTCCATCAGATATGGACCACGTCTCTCCAGCTCTGCCTCGCAGTCATCATCCTCTTCGATGCTGTTGGACTAGCAACATTCGCGTCTATAGTTGTCATCCTTCTATCTGTTCTGTGCAACATGCCTCTTGCAAAATTGCAGCATAAGTTCCAGTCGAGGATGATGGTGGCGCAGGACGGGAGGTTGAAGGCCATGAGCGAGGCTCTAGTGAATATGAAGGTGCTGAAGCTATACGCGTGGGAGACTCATTTCAGGCACGTCGTAGAGAATCTGAGAAAGATCGAAGAAAAATGCCTGACAGCTGTTCAGCTGCGTAAAGCATACAATTCCTACCTTTTCTGGTCTTCTCCTGTTTTAGTCTCTGCAGCTACCTTTGGTGCATGCTATGTCCTTGGCGTCCCGTTGTCTTCTAGCAATGTCTTCACATTTGTGGCAACGCTGCGCCTCGTTCAGGATCCCATCAGAACGATCCCTGATGTTCTTGCGGTGTTCATCCAAGCTAACGTCGCATTTGCCAGGCTAGTGAAGTTTCTAGAGGCACCTGAGCTGGAAGCTGCGAATGTCCGGGCTAAGTCTCGAGCTAATGGTGAGGTTTCCAGTGTTTGTTTCAAATCGGCTGATCTGTCGTGGGATGAGGATCCTTTGAAGCCAACGCTTCGTAACATCAACTTGGAAGTTAAACAAGGTGAAAAGATTGCTATATGTGGAGAAGTGGGCTCCGGCAAGTCCACCCTTCTCGCTGCAGTTCTTCGCGAGGTTCCAATAACCCGAGGAACG GTTCAAGTACAAGGATCCATTGCCTATGTCTCACAATCAGCATGGATACAGACGGGGAGTATCCGAGAGAACATTCTTTTCGGGTCAGCCATGGACAGCAAGAGATATCAAGATACGTTGGAGAGATGTTCGCTCGTGAAGGATCTTGAGCTGCTGCCTTATGGTGATCTCACTGAGATAGGGGAGAGAGGTATTAACCTCAGTGGTGGGCAGAAACAGAGGATCCAGCTTGCTCGTGCTCTCTACAAGAATGCCGATGTTTATCTCCTGGACGACCCCTTCAGCGCTGTTGATGCACACACTGCCACGAGCCTGTTTAAC GAATACATCGTGGGCGCCCTCTCGGGGAAGACAGTTTTACTCGTGACTCATCAAGTCGATTTTCTTCCAGCATTTGATTCTGTTTTG TTGATGTCGGATGGGGAGATTTTGTGTGCTGCTCCGTATTCTCAGCTGCTGGAATCGAGCAAAGAGTTTCAGGATCTTATCCATGCTCACAGAGAAACTGCTGGTGCTGAAGGGCTCTCCGAGCTGACTGAGAGGCGAACGAGTGATGCTTCCTCAAGAGAGATTCGTAGGAGTTACACTGAGCAGAAGGCGCCAGCGGCTGGGGTTGATCAGTTgataaagaaagaagagagggAGGTCGGAGATACTGGATTCAAGCCGTATCTCCTGTATCTAAAGCAGAACAAGGGATTCTTGACGTTTGGCGTGGCTGCTCTCTGTCATTTATCGTTTGTCGTTGGTCAAATACTGCAAAACTCATGGATGGCAGCAAATGTTGATGATCCAAATTTTGACAGCTTGAGATTGATCCTCGTATACTTGCTGATCGGATTCGTCTCAACAGTGATTCTCCTTGGTAGAACTCTAGCTACCGTTGTCATGGGTCTGCAGTCGTCACAAGCATTGTTTTCACAACTGCTGATATCTTTGTTCCGTGCACCAATGGCGTTTTATGACTCTACGCCTTTGGGACGAATACTGAGCCGG GTCTCTGCTGATATGAGTATAGTTGATCTTGATCTCCCCTTCAACTTCATATTCACGGTTGGATCGACTACGAATTGTTATGCTAACCTTGCTGTTTTAGCCATTATAACATGGCaagttttgtttgtttccaTACCAATGATCATTCTTGCTATTCGACTACAG AGCTACTACTACTGCTCGGCTAAAGAGCTGATGAGGATCAACGGGACGACAAAATCTCTTGTAGCTAACCATCTTGCTGAATCTGTAGCTGGGGTCACCACTATACGAGCTTTCAACGAGGAAGACCGGTTCTTTGCAAAGAATCTTGAACTGATCGACACAAATGGCAGTCCTTACTTCAACTACTTTTCCGCGAACGAGTGGCTGATTCAGAGGCTGGAAATCCTTAGTGCAACAGTTCTCTCCTTTGCAGGGCTTTGTATGGTTTTACTACCTACCGGAACTTTCAGCTCCG GATTCATTGGAATGGCTTTGTCATATGGTCTCTCACTAAATATGTCCCTCGTGTTCTCCATTAACAACCAGTGTATGTTGTCGAACTACATCATTTCTGTGGAGCGGCTCGACCAGTATATGCACATACCTAGTGAGGCACAGGAGGTGGTAGAAGAGAGCCGACCCCCGACCAATTGGCCGAGTGAGGGTAGAGTAGAGATTCATGACCTAAAG ATCAGATATAGAGCAgatgcaccacttgttttacgCGGGATCAGCTGCACGTTCGAGGGAGGAGATAAGATTGGCATTGTTGGTAGAACTGGCAGTGGGAAAACTACTCTCATCAGCGCCCTCTTCCGTCTGGTGGAGCCAGCGGGAGGGAGGATCGTGGTGGATGGAATTGATATCTCGACAATCGGCCTTCACGACTTGAGGTCTCACTTTGGGATCATACCTCAAGACCCTACTCTCTTCACTGGCACTGTTAGATACAATTTGGATCCATTAGGCCAGCATAGTGACATGGAAATATGGGAG GTTTTAGGGAAGTGTCAGCTCAAAGAGGttgttcaagaaaaagaagaggggCTAAATGCACCTG TTGTGGAAGATGGATCGAATTGGAGTATGGGGCAGCGTCAGCTGTTCTGTTTGGGACGCGCGCTGTTGAGACGGAGCAAGGTTCTGGTACTAGACGAAGCAACTGCTTCGATTGACAATGCAACCGACACAATCTTGCAGAAGACTATAAGGACTGAGTTTGCAGATTGCACGGTGATCACCGTGGCTCACAGAATCCCCACGGTGATGGACTCAACGATGGTTCTCGCCATCAGCGATG GGAAATTGGTGGAGTATGATGAACCAATGAAGCTGATGAAGAGAGAAGGTTCATTGTTTGGTCAGCTAGTGAAGGAGTATTggtcacataataatcaggcTGTACAATCACAGTAA